In Pseudomonadota bacterium, a genomic segment contains:
- a CDS encoding type II secretion system F family protein encodes MEAIFDLLASYSSDEVILRRILVALSAATIFILGLGLTALIMNLVNPVRRRMGLVGETPEVKGRLLVRVATALGPVSTYLLPRKELERKEMTLQLFRAGFRSPQAQPAFYAIKSLMIFVLPLAVLLATRFFPGIETRSALTYAMFAAGFGLIAPNIVLRKLVARRSNNLRRAFPDALDLLVVCVEAGLGLAAAIQRVADELAVSHPELAFELSTVNAEIRAGTAREKALRNLADRTGLPDIRGLVGLLVQTMRFGTSISDALRVYSEEFRDIRMQRAEEQAAKMGTKLIFPLIFCMFPVFFIVAIGPAVLNIMNWASGP; translated from the coding sequence ATGGAAGCAATCTTCGACCTGTTGGCCAGCTACTCGAGTGACGAAGTTATTCTGCGTCGAATCCTGGTTGCTCTCTCTGCGGCAACGATATTTATCCTGGGACTCGGTCTGACCGCCCTGATCATGAACCTGGTAAACCCGGTACGTCGTCGCATGGGCCTGGTTGGAGAAACTCCAGAAGTCAAAGGCCGCCTCCTGGTCCGGGTCGCCACCGCACTTGGCCCGGTCTCTACCTACCTTTTGCCACGAAAAGAACTTGAACGAAAAGAAATGACGCTACAACTTTTCCGCGCCGGTTTTCGATCGCCGCAGGCGCAGCCTGCTTTTTATGCGATCAAGTCGTTGATGATTTTTGTCCTGCCCCTGGCGGTCCTGCTCGCTACCCGGTTTTTCCCCGGAATCGAAACTCGATCCGCCCTTACCTACGCGATGTTTGCCGCGGGTTTCGGTTTGATAGCGCCCAACATCGTCCTCAGAAAACTGGTAGCCAGGCGATCGAACAACCTCAGGCGTGCTTTCCCCGATGCACTCGATCTCCTGGTCGTCTGCGTCGAAGCCGGTCTTGGCCTCGCTGCCGCTATCCAGCGAGTGGCGGACGAACTGGCGGTCAGCCACCCCGAACTGGCATTCGAGCTTTCTACCGTCAACGCCGAGATTCGCGCCGGCACGGCTCGTGAAAAAGCGCTGAGAAACCTTGCCGACCGGACCGGTCTTCCGGATATCCGGGGCCTGGTGGGGTTACTCGTGCAAACGATGCGTTTCGGCACCAGCATCAGCGATGCGTTGCGGGTCTACTCGGAAGAGTTCCGTGATATCCGTATGCAAAGAGCCGAGGAACAGGCCGCGAAGATGGGAACCAAGCTGATTTTCCCACTGATCTTTTGCATGTTCCCGGTGTTCTTTATCGTTGCCATCGGGCCTGCCGTCTTGAATATCATGAACTGGGCGTCCGGTCCCTAG